ACTTTAAGAACAAAATTTTCAATGAATTATATTAAATGCAAATAGACATATAGAACAAATGACAATAGTATGgtaaatacaaaattaatttccattgTACTCTCAATGAGTTATTTTTGTGGAAAtcttttgtttggattttggtGTTCCTCTTCTacacttcagatttttttttaactgctacATGTTTAACCTAGAAATTACATTTACATCAGGGGAAAACAGCAAGTATACCCTTTATTCACCCAAAGCATCACAgttattaaaaattacaaatacaTTAGCAGCTTTTAATAAAAGCTTCTAATGTATTTAGATGTAGTTAACCCCAAGGTATATTCTTTACCCTAGTTCCACAAAGGAAGCTTTCAGGCTGTCAAGAGGAGCATGGGACAGTGAAAGCATGGTCATTACATCTTCTAGGAATCCAACTAACAGCTTGCGGTCTTCTTCCtgaaagaagggaagaagggagTACAGTGATGAATGTGCTGGAAGGATTGCAGAGGACACAAACTatgaaaaagaacaaatgaGATTAGGCATTTAACAATTTTCTTAGGAACttcaaaaatgtgtttaaagaaCAAGAGCCTTTCAAAGCAAACACACGAGATTGTGTTTCATCTACTAAGCACATACTCATGCATAAATTCTTTTCTTAAAGAAATGTCTAAGAACAGTACTTAAGCACATTTCTGATTCCTGAAAGTTTATAAATCATAATCCACTAAAAATTTGTAAGATtatcaagaattttttttttttcctgtaagatATGTGTGTACTAGAACTTGACTGCTCGTTGCTGGAAGATTAGGTAAGATGTATAGCGTGCTTGTTTTAGTACTAGGTAACAAGAAAATTTTAAGACTCCAGCTAGGCTTCAAATGGTAATTTACCTGTTTCAGTACCTGCTTTGCACCATGACGTTTGCCAAGTTCATAGTTAAATGGCTGAGAACTCGTTTCAGGAATAACATTAGTAGAGTTTTGATAGAGGGACATGGTAACACATGATCTAAATGTGCATCACCACCTGACTAGAAAACTTTGCTTGTAAATGTATTTACAGCTGCCCATTCATCTACCTATCTTCAATGCACAAGAACAGTAAGTTTTCAATGAACACAGCAATGTTTcggtattttttaaaataagtttcaCACACTATTACacaacaaagaaacagaaacccAAACCTACCTGAATATAACATGTAAGGACCCCTGTTGCATAGATGGGAACTGTGGCTTTTGTTAGCACTCCATTTCCTGCTGTGGAATCTAATGAAACACAGTGAAGAATTGAGGTTTTATACATACATATGAGTATAGaacatatatacatattatCTATAGTAGACTTACATGTGTGTATTTAAGTATTGTGGATTCAATCACCTTTTGATATATACACGAAGAATGTATATGCACATATACAGAAACGAGCTTAAATAATACTCAGGAGGTATTTGgatttgagattattttttttaccttacACACAATCTTCAATTTCAGAGTGTTCCATTCAGATTAAGACTAGATTTGTCAACATTTCATAAAGATGACAAAAATGAGAACTGCAACCTGACAATGTTAGTGAACAAGAGAATGAAAGTTTTTTCCTGTTGCAGTTAAGATgaatttatttcagtaaaaagCTACTTACCTATGTTTTCCTCAGACAGTCTTAAGATTTCCTGGAACTGTGGTTTTACCTAGGCAAAGGATGATGAATCTCATGTAAGAATTGGTCAATGGTAATTGGCCAGTTACCACAATGGTAATTGACCTGTTACCAGTGTTATTTaacttagaaaaataaaaagaattgcaaaaccaagaaaaaaaaatcctcccaaacaaaataaaaacaatccCCTCTCTGGAGGTAGCACGTACTGCTAACAGAGTTTTATCTTTAGGTAATCCTCTCATGTTTGACAATTTCccttgaagtatttttaaattttattcaaaagttattttattGAGAAAAGTTATATAATTCCTTGATAAAAATGTTTAGATACCaccaacagaaaatatttcaggctGGGAAGACATCAACTTCAAATTTATTAATCAAGTAAAGCTGAAGTACTTATGTACACTGCAAAGAGTGAACAGTAGGCTGCTCTGAAGAAAGAAAGTTGTTAAATAACCAGAATTAGGACAATCTCTCCTACTCTCTCTGTCACAAAGGAAATATGAAGaatatagtttaaaaaaaaaatcgtCCCTGGTTGGGCAAGATGGGAAGGCAATTCAAAAACTACCAAAACCAGAAGAGGACACAAAGACAGCTCTAAAAAAGAGCAGGTTTAAATGTACTTATGGAAAAACATCAATGTGACATTAATATATAAATGGTCACAAACTGTAGGTGTTCCAACATACTGTAAATATAGAGAATACATGTTACCAAGTATGTAGAATATTTAAAGTAATATCTTACCTTAGTGTTTGTaaaaattttcccaaatgtCCTACAAAGTCTCCAGAAAAATCTAGAGAATTCATGGACACAGGCTGTAGATGCTACATTGATCTTGCCAACTATTTCTATAAGCTGTGGTAGcctaaaaatcagaaaacaaaaggataTTAAACACTGCTCTGACTTTTTGCTTTTGTCCATTTACATTTGTATAGATTTATTGCTTATGTTAATAAATACATGAACACCCAGAGCACTGCTGGTTCTAATAAAGTTAGCTACATGTTCTGTACAATTCCTGACCCGTGAAGAAAGCAAGGGTTTAAGTGCCAGAAAAGTCTGACCCATATTTTCAAACATCTGTTGCTATCACGAGATGGAATACAACAATCTTTACTTCACAAGAGAATTAACTATACTGATACAAACATAAAGGAAACAAGTTTTCAGAGCAAATAGTTACCTACATGTTCTGCTAGACTTGatattttctgaataaaatcaaaggcaattcagcatgaaaattaaaatgcctAAAAAAAAGTTTCCTCTTCTGTAATTCTCAAATGCAATCATTCTTAGCATTGTTATAGTCAGTAATTGTTAAACACGACCAtgtattgtatttgcagggaaacTCCCCCATGAAGGCAAGAATGATGaacctgactccatgttctcagaaggctaatttattactttataatcctttattatattaaagaatatatactatactaaagaatacaaaAAGGATACTTACtaaatgctaaaaagataataatgaaaactcatgactctttccagagtctcgACACAGGTTGGCACCAATTGGCCAATGtgtcaaaacaactcacaccagagaccaatgaaacaatcacctgtgcgtaaacaatctccaaacacattccacacatgagcacaacacaggagaagcaagtgagataagaattgttttccttctctctgaggcttctcagcttcccaggagaaaaatcctggacgaaggaattttttcagagaacGTGAACGCCACAGACCATGCTTAAGAACTATTAATTttgacacattttaaaattaggtATCCTAAGACACAAATTAACTCACAGCTGATTGACTACCCATAGCAGAGTCTCCCAGCCTGTGGTGCCCTCATGTTCCAGCTGGTGATCATACAGCTGCAACAGCACTGCCAATTGTTCGCGGCTTCCAATGATGACAGCGACATCCTGAAGAGGCGACACGGGTCGGGGAAACCTAGTGACTGTAAGAGCAGAGAACAAGCAACCATGAACCACAGAAGATGAAAATACCACACAGGTGATGTCAGAAACAACAGCTAAGAAACTCTGAAACTCATTAAATTACTTCTTTATAAGGTTAtcagtttgctttttaaaaaccagTGAGTCATAATAATCTCTGAAGAGAATATGTAACCCTCcgtcaaaaagagaaaatacagggAGATTATGCTATGATTATTATTGCCAGCACAGACTGACCAAGGTCAAACCCTGCCTGACCAACCTGGAATGACAACATCTGTGAACAGGGAAGAGCTACACATGTCACCTATCTGGACTGCTGTAAGGCCTCTGACAGTCTCCCAAAACATTCTCTCTAAACTGGAGAAATATGGGTTTGATGGATCAGCTTTCCAGTGAATGAGGAATTGACTGGATGCTCACATCTTGAGGATAGTGGCCAATGCCTTAATGTTCGGATGGACATCATTTGTGCCTCTCAGGGGTTCATACTGGGAGCAGTACTGTTCACTCTCTTCACCAACGACACAGACAAAGGGATCGAGTGCACATTTggcaagtttgcagatgacaccaagctaGTTGTACAGTGACACACCTAAGGgacaggatgccatccagaggcacctggaCAAGCTTGAGAAATGggcccatgggaatctcatgaagctcaacaaggccaagtacaaggtgctgcacctgggtcagggcaatgCAGGCTGGGGGATATGAAGAGGTTGAGTGCAGACTTGGGGGTGCTAGTGAATGATAAAactggacatgacccagcaatATTTCTTCGCAGACCAGAAAACCAAcagtatcctgggctgcatccaaaacAGTATGGCCAGCAGGATGAGGAAGGTGATTAGccctctgcttctctctcaTGAGACTGAActtggagtgctgcatccagctctggggtgcccagcacaggaaagacatggaCCTACTGGAGTAAGTCCCAAGGATGGCTACAAAAGTGTGAACAAAGATAGAGCACCTTTCCTATGCAGAAAGGCTGAAAGAACTGtgcttgttcagcctggagaagactaGGCTGAAACCTGAAAACTTTTGAATTTGTTATTCAAGTAGTAACCACACAGGTAAAAAGTGCTCATCTTCAAATTTCTCAAGTCAGATAGATGAGCCTTACCATGGCATCCATTTTCAAAGGAGTATCAGACAATAATGTACCACTAGCTACTTTCCAAATTCTCCTTTGTTACCCTTTCTTTGCATCTTCACACACAGCACTATTATCAGCATGTGGCAGGTGTCACCAAtaacatctttaaaatatttgcaacaGGAGAAAACACTCCACAGGCTAGGTTTGCTGATCTAAGGAAAACTTCACCATGAGGCTATTcagtcatagaatggtttgggttggaaggcaccttaaagatcacTTAGTTCCAACCCTactaccatgggcagggacatcttccactagaccaggctgctcaaagctccacccagcctggcctggaacactttcagggatgggatggTCTTGTAGGATATTACACAGATAGATAACAGATGGTGATGCTGCTGCATTATGCTGTGTTTTTCCCACTCCATAAATTTGTAAGTATTAACTGAATCTGAGGCTACCCTTCCTGAGCTATTATTGGCTATTAATGGAAATCAGTTCTTTAGAAACCTTTAGGAAGTACAATTCAAAATTGCTTTGCTTTCTAAAAGCTTCTTACAAGAAGTAGAGAAAAACAGATggaagttggtttttttttgtgatcaTCAGGTATCTCAAGCATAGCAAGGGGTgaaaaaaggaagcatttcttAAGAATTTACTAAGGAAGACCAAtataaaaaaacagaaattaataatttaccTTCTATTTGTGGTACTTCTCCCTGAAGTTTAGCCTTGCTTGTAAAAGGTGCATTCTGTAGCACCAGTGCAAACAGCGAAGGAATCAAAGACTGCAGGGCGGACAGATACATGTGGAGCTTATGTTCATCCAAGCCATGTTCTCCTTCCTGAAACAAACAGGACATTAATTTGGAAGTTTTCAGTTTGGAAGATCTGTTCCCTAAGCATGTATTCCCTGGTAAAGCATCAACACATCTGTGATGAGCTTCTACCCAGACACACTAATTATAAAGCAATTTAGCCTAATCATAAGCATATTTTGCCACTCTTAAGTCATCTCTACTGAAAAGATTCAGGCAATATAACCTTTGGCATTTAGCAGTCCATGCTGATGAACAGACTGATATTttgaaagaacatttttcagCACATTTTGGAAATGCGGATCGTTTGCCTCAGAGACCAAGGCATCTAAACTGAATAAACAAGTCACCTGTACTCTTAATGCAAGCATCTTCTTTCATTGTGTTAGATAGCTATGAGGCACACAATTTTTCCAGAACTTCTGAGATATCTATCAAATGAAAAGTGCAAACTGGCTCTTAACTGGAAATTACCTAATTTAACCATTCAAATCTACTTTTTGTGCTTATGTAATAAAAACTGTTTACCAAAATCTACAGAATTTAGACATGGGGCAATGCTATAAGGATACAAAATAGAACAGTATTAAAGAAGAGTATGTTTAGTTTGGGGGAGGTTTGGTgtttttccttgggttttttttttccttcttccaaaGTAAAAGTGaagaatacaaagaaaaatctcCAATGTAGAAACAGCTGAGTACATACCCTGAgcaatttttcaattttattaaGCAGTGTAGGTATAAGATGGAACTGTAAATTTCCCAGTTCTGTTGTCCAGGCAGCATATGCAGGTAAAAATACCTGATGTGTTGCACTAACCACACGTTCTGAAGGGTCTCCTAAAGCTGAAAGCAGCAGTTCAAAACCCTGGTAAAAGACAGTAAAGGATGCAATTAGTTCCCAAAAAAACTGATATACACATTTTTTACCACTCTGCCTTCAAAACCTCAAAGAGAAAagttctttatttttacttatGTGAAACATTATTGGGCAGCATTAAGCTGAACTACAGGTAGGCTTTGCTGTAGCAAAAGAATCTGTGTTAGTAAGTGATGATGCCAAACTGGCTAACAATATCAGATGGGCAGTGAAGTGGTATGTAAAGGCAAATTATGAACTATTAGACCAGCTTCTGTATAAGGCTTACACCTGAAATTCTAAGGCTACTTgtagtttttctgttttgtcttggTGATATAGTAAAATCAACATTCATATAAattatcaacttttaaaagtatcttgaaagatttaataaaaatgCAGGAATTTAAACAATTGTCTATTATTATACAACCTCCTTCATTATTTATGAAATATCTATAGAAAGCATTTTACACATAGAGAACCCAAACCAAATGATACCTGTTGATATTTATCTGGATCATCAATATAGCCCATAATGATGCCAAGGCTTTTGATCACAGCTTCTCGTACCAGATCTGCCTTATCTTCCGTTAGCATTTGTTGCAGCATGGAAAGCACTAATGAACTAcgaatttctttctgtttgtaaaTGAGAAACACATTGGTTAAAGCCAATGAAACAAGAAATGTGGATTTGTATCAACTATAATAAAAAGTTCCCACTTCTATTAGTGCTCACAAACAAAATCCCTTTCTCCAACCATAAAATCCTTTATGAATATTACATGTTCAGCTTTCACAATAGAAGATGAACGAATATAAAATGTCAGTAGCTTCATTAGAGAGACTTTTGTCCTACTAAGCACAGAACTAAGGTCCTTTCATTGGCATGGAACCGAAAATAACTAACAGCAATAAAACTGCTATAGGCCTAGACTTTAAGTAATCACTGCATTGCTAAATTGGAgaaatttggttttaatttaaGTTCCCTTCCCCCACCCTTTCTCTGAAGCTTCATATTCTAGTTTGCCACTGACAATTTCACTGCTTCTAACTGGCAGCACTCTTGATGTAACATTCCACAGTGTCTGAAGAAGGCTACAGCTAGGTGCCAATTCCTTTTTCATACATAGTTTCCTTAATTGGTCCTAACTATCTTTTCTTTACCtcttttttactgaaatgaaTATTCATATTgtttttagaaacattttataGCTAGATTAACCTGTATTTCTTCATAACAAACTATCTCCTTCCTACAGTGACTTAATGAATCTCATGTGTGATATAAAGTAGAAGACAATGTGACTGTCTATGCATAACATACACACTTGAGGATATTTAAAATGATAAAGGATGCTTACATTATGCATCAGATTTTTACCCTGCTTTCCCTAGCAGGTATTTGGAGTCTGTTAATACTTACTGGAAGGTACGGTGCTAGAGCTCCACAGGATTCTGCTACCAGTAGCCGTCGCTCTGGGTATTTGTGGTTGATCTGGTAAAGAGAAACAGATGGACTATTTGCTTTGCAGTAACCAGCATTCAAAATATGGTTAGAATGAACTGCAGAGGGGTGCACCCCTGTTAAAGGGGTGTCTCTCCACCTCTTCAATAAACACTGACTGAGCTCACAGAAGTTGCACCTGGGTACTAAGCAGCCTCAAATTCTTGCACTGAGGCATAAAAGTGAGGCAGTTGTCCTATAAGACATAGCTTATAGTAGGGAAAGAGTCAGAGAAGCACATATGGAGGTGAGAAGCATGTACATATAAGcaacaaaaagcaaagcagcccATACgctgctttgctttttgttgCTTATATGTACATGATTCTAAAGAAGCATGTACATACTCTAAAGAATCCGCATAACTCCTGAACTGGCGCtacatgaaatattttgtcttaAGAAGACTTTCAGGAGCACTGCTCCTCCAAGAGCTGCACAAGTGCCCTCTAGTGCTCTGAGCCAAGCAGTGTAGTGGAGCTGCCCAGGCTTGCTGAGCAATCAGTCAAAAGAAGATACCTGCAGAAGCCTAAACACATTTGCATTCTATTCAAGTTCTGCTCTGAAGTCCAGCATAAATATGGCACACCTCTAAAAACAATTCATATTACCAAGAACCTCTTGATCCTGTGATATTTCCCCTTTCTACTCAAAAGTTGCTTGAAAATTGTGCCTTACAAATATAGTATTTACTATTGACACTTTGGAATCAAGTGTGCATTCTGGTGCAGTCAGATTTAGCCGTTCATGTAATGGTTGTACAATGAAACAATGAAGTGTTTCAATACTTCGTGAATAAAAAAGTTCATAGTACCATGCTGAGagtaaaatgtgaatttttttgaTGCTGTCAGATAAAATAGGATATGCAGCATTTGGTGCAATTGTTTCTTTCTTGCTATGTAGTGTATAGCCTTGGTGAGGCAGCCATCTCACCATGAAAAAAGACCAAAGAACTCACTGCCTTCTTTGTCTCTCTCTTGAAAGACTTGCCTTCAGTAGTCTGAGGTCCCTAAAATCCATGCCAAATTCTGGCACCAGGAGGACCTTTGGCAGAAACTAGCAGGACAGGAAATATTTGATGAAATTGGACATACACTAGTCTGTGGGCCCTGATGGGGATATACCCATGAGTGCTCAGGGATCTGGCTGATATCGTTCCAAGAACACTCTTGACAATTAACAAAATGTGGCAACGGGGCAAGCTCACGAGAACTGGAAGAAAGTAAATGGCACTGCTATCCTCAGGAAGGGCAAGACAGAGAACCCAGTCAAACACAGGCCAGTCTGTCACACCAGCTCCCGGGAAGCTGTCAGAGCAATCGGCCTTACAAAGCATTTCCAAACATCCGAAGGACAAGAAGGTGGCTGGAAATAGCCAGGACGTATTTACATAGAAAAAACGACACAACCAACCTGACAGCTTTGAGATTACTGGCTCAGCACACTCAACAATGACACCTGACTCTGACTGCTCTGGTATGAAATTACTGAAAACTCTCTCAAGAATCAAGTGTGGAAAAGATGATTTCAAAGACACTTAAATTAACAAATTGTAAGCCGCAGGACTAAACTGAAGCCTCAAGCATGAGAATGTTCTTTGAGTATGTCTATCATTATTTTGCATTCATTAATCAGTAGAGCACCTGCAATAATTTTTGGAAGTAAGGAGATTTCACAGATGAAAACTCTTATGGACAAATAAAAGGCTGCTTTAAAACCTACTAGGCTGTGAAagtgatgaggcactggaacaggttgcccacagaagctgtggatgccccatcccagcaagtgctcaaggccaagttggatgggGGTGGAGCtaatggtctttaaggtcccttccaaccccaacttTATTATTCTGTAAAATCTTTTACTTATGTGTCAtcttttcaaatgcaaattcCCCACTGGCAACAGAGACACACATCATCTTCTGGAACTCTGCCTACGTGAGGGAAACAGCAATGACTAATTTCAGCTGGTTTTAGGTGGTCCAGCATGGCAATACAAATATCACCCCTGATATTGCAAAGACAtactggaggaaaaaagacTCAAATTTCTGTCAGGTTTGTGTTCAGAGAAGATGAGTAGCCCTTGGAAACGAAATGTAACTAAAATGTTTATTatgatttaattttccttttgtctttagTAAGCAGTATTCCAATTTTGGAAGCCAATAATTGGTCACTAGTTTTCACAGAGCCTTCAACTAAATTGAGTCAGTTACCAAATTTTACCGGCAAAAGAGCAGGTAGAGTTTAAAAAGACTAGCCTGATAACTGAGCTCCACAGTGTATCAATGAAAAGGATGAATTCCCTGAGGGCCCAGACCTTTGCATCTGTAAACAGACTTTGGCTGCAGACCAAGAGCATGAATCCTTTTCACAATTTACACATCTACTGCAAAGAGTAGAAAATTATGTCCATACTAGAGTTCCTTCTACAAACTCAAGACTTGTGACAGTGAGATTCAGCTGGTATTTCGCTGGAGAAAATAATGACCTGGTTCCAGTACTGCCAAAGAAAGTCTGGCAAACTGCATTAAGTAAGTGCACTATGCCATATGACTTGGCAGTCTGAGATGCTGTACTTGTACAGTTGGACTCGTTTCTCTTTTGCACCAGCAATTAGCAAGAAGTGGAAGGGAAAATGTGCTCTTCCTGAAGTGAGATAGTTTTTTTTCAAGC
This Haemorhous mexicanus isolate bHaeMex1 chromosome 1, bHaeMex1.pri, whole genome shotgun sequence DNA region includes the following protein-coding sequences:
- the RELCH gene encoding RAB11-binding protein RELCH isoform X4 encodes the protein MILTGCVAFARHVGPTRVEAELLPQCWEQINHKYPERRLLVAESCGALAPYLPKEIRSSLVLSMLQQMLTEDKADLVREAVIKSLGIIMGYIDDPDKYQQGFELLLSALGDPSERVVSATHQVFLPAYAAWTTELGNLQFHLIPTLLNKIEKLLREGEHGLDEHKLHMYLSALQSLIPSLFALVLQNAPFTSKAKLQGEVPQIEVTRFPRPVSPLQDVAVIIGSREQLAVLLQLYDHQLEHEGTTGWETLLWVVNQLLPQLIEIVGKINVASTACVHEFSRFFWRLCRTFGKIFTNTKVKPQFQEILRLSEENIDSTAGNGVLTKATVPIYATGVLTCYIQEEDRKLLVGFLEDVMTMLSLSHAPLDSLKASFVELGANPAYHELLLTVLWYGVVHTSALVRCTAARMFELLVKGVHETLVAQRVVPALITLSSDPEISVRIATIPAFGTIMETVTQRELLERVKMQLASFLEDPQYQDQHSLHTEIIKTFGRVGPNAEPRFRDEFVIPHLHKLALVNNQQSVDSKRLDIATHLFESYSALSCCFISEDLMVNHFLPGLKCLRTDMEHLSPEHEVILSSMIKECEQKVENKTVQEPQGSMSIAASLVSEDTKTKFLNKMGQLTTSGAMLANVFQRKK